A window from Myripristis murdjan chromosome 11, fMyrMur1.1, whole genome shotgun sequence encodes these proteins:
- the trhrb gene encoding thyrotropin-releasing hormone receptor b, which produces MENFTTAQDMNMTLGTWMDHSIHYKVISSLLLFVICALGIVGNVMVILVVLTTKHMRTPTNCYLVSLAVADLMVLTAAGLPSITDSIFGSWVFGHYGCLSITYFQYLGINASSCSITAFTIERYIAICHPIKAQFLCTLSRAKKIILFVWVFTSVYCVMWFYLSDIQELVYDNITIVTCGYKVPRQFYLPIYFFDFGIFFVLPLLLSAILYGLIARILFLNPLPSDPKEKKKNGHSGAAVSKAPSCKNTRHSSSTATSRRQVTKMLAVVVILFAMLWMPYRTLVVVNSLLDQPYLDSWFLLFCRTCIYLNSAINPVIYNAMSQKFRAAFRKICRCGRKGSEKPAAYSVALTYSAVKDTSMVESTDHFTTELEELTVTDELLPEKKMMFQDPCVYGRVTFSDA; this is translated from the exons ATGGAAAACTTTACCACAGCTCAAGACATGAACATGACTTTGGGGACGTGGATGGACCACAGTATCCATTACAAAGTGATAAGTAGCTTATTGCTTTTTGTGATATGCGCCTTAGGAATTGTTGGCAATGTTATGGTCATCTTGGTGGTGCTTACCACCAAACACATGAGGACACCGACCAACTGCTACCTTGTGAGTTTGGCAGTGGCAGATCTGATGGTGCTAACAGCGGCTGGTCTACCAAGTATAACAGACAGTATCTTTGGATCTTGGGTATTTGGCCACTATGGGTGCCTTTCCATCACCTACTTTCAGTACCTTGGAATCAATGCCTCATCTTGCTCCATAACAGCTTTCACAATAGAAAGATACATCGCCATTTGCCATCCTATAAAAGCACAGTTTTTGTGCACCCTGTCCAGGGCGaagaaaatcattttgtttgtatgGGTTTTTACTTCGGTTTACTGCGTAATGTGGTTTTACCTGTCAGATATCCAAGAGCTGGTGTATGACAACATCACCATCGTCACCTGCGGCTACAAAGTGCCCAGACAGTTTTACTTGCCGATTTACTTTTTTGATTTCggcatattttttgttttgccactgTTGCTCTCTGCAATCCTGTACGGACTCATAGCAAGAATCCTCTTCCTCAATCCGCTGCCGTCTGACccgaaggagaaaaagaaaaatggacacAGCGGTGCCGCGGTCAGTAAGGCGCCGAGCTGTAAAAACACTCGCCACTCCAGTTCAACTGCGACCTCCCGCAGACAG GTGACCAAGATGCTGGCTGTGGTGGTGATCCTGTTCGCCATGCTTTGGATGCCCTACCGCACCTTGGTGGTGGTCAACTCCCTCCTGGACCAGCCCTACCTGGACAGCTGGTTCCTGCTCTTCTGCCGGACGTGCATCTACCTCAACAGCGCCATCAACCCGGTCATCTACAACGCCATGTCCCAGAAGTTTCGGGCCGCTTTCCGCAAGATCTGCCGCTGCGGGCGCAAGGGCTCGGAGAAGCCGGCCGCCTACAGCGTGGCGCTCACCTACAGCGCCGTCAAGGACACATCCATGGTGGAGAGCACCGACCACTTCACcacagagctggaggagctcACGGTCACAGACGAGCTGCTGCCTGAGAAGAAAATGATGTTCCAGGACCCTTGTGTCTATGGGAGGGTGACTTTCAGCGACGCCTGA